The following coding sequences lie in one Arachis hypogaea cultivar Tifrunner chromosome 9, arahy.Tifrunner.gnm2.J5K5, whole genome shotgun sequence genomic window:
- the LOC112711793 gene encoding pentatricopeptide repeat-containing protein At2g22070-like yields MGITNPPCTTSYASHSDLYADVLQSAIKSRDPFVGRSVHARIIKHGLHLGVFLMNNLLNFYAKTGSFSDVHRVFAEMPLKTIFSWNTILSAYAKRGNLEAAQRVFDEIPEPDSVSWTSMIVGYNMLGRFDNAIHMFLRMISCGVSPTQFTFTNVLASCAATEALDIGRKVHSFIVKLGLFSVVPVANSLLNMYAKSGDSVMAKVVFDRMRLKDKSTWNTMISMHMHFGQLDLGLALFQEMTDPDIVSWNSIITGYTHQGHDVKALEIFSLMLSSSSSKPDKYTLGSILSACANLENLKLGKQVHAYMVRANIDISGAVRNALILMYAKSGGIEIAHRIVDITGISNLDVIAFTSLLDGFVKIGDINPARDIFDSLEFRDIVAWTAMIVGYAQNGLLSDALDLFRKMVREGPKPNNYTLAAVLSVFSSLASLDHGKQLHATAIRLQEASSISVGNALITMYSRSGSIRDARKVFKQICSNKNKLTWTCMIIALAQHGLGKDAVELFDTMLKLDIEPDQITYVGVLSACSHVGLVQQGKSYFSLMKNVHHIEPTSSHYACMIDLLGRAGLLEEAYHFIKNMPVEPDVIAWGSLLASCRVHKNVDLAKVAAENLLLLDPNNSGAYSALANTLSACGRWKDAAMIRKSMKDRAVKKEQGISWVQIQNKVHIFGVEDGLHPQRDAIYRMISKIWMEIKKMGFIPDTDSVLHDLDQEVKEQILRHHSEKLAIAFALLNTPGYATLRIMKNLRVCNDCHSAIKYISKLVGREIIVRDSTRFHHFKDGSCSCQDYW; encoded by the coding sequence ATGGGGATCACAAATCCTCCCTGCACTACTTCTTATGCTTCCCATTCCGATCTATACGCCGATGTTCTCCAATCAGCTATCAAATCCAGAGACCCTTTTGTCGGAAGATCCGTTCATGCTCGAATCATCAAACACGGCCTTCACTTGGGTGTCTTCTTGATGAACAATCTCCTCAATTTTTATGCTAAAACTGGTTCCTTCTCTGATGTTCACCGCGTGTTCGCTGAAATGCCGCTGAAGACCATTTTCTCCTGGAATACCATTCTGTCAGCTTATGCCAAAAGGGGGAACTTGGAAGCTGCACAGCGAGTGTTTGATGAAATTCCTGAACCCGATTCTGTTTCCTGGACTTCAATGATAGTGGGGTATAACATGTTGGGTCGTTTTGATAATGCCATTCATATGTTTCTCAGGATGATTTCATGTGGAGTGTCGCCAACCCAGTTCACATTTACCAATGTTCTTGCTTCATGTGCTGCAACTGAAGCACTGGATATTGGTAGAAAGGTTCACTCCTTCATTGTAAAACTTGGATTGTTCAGTGTTGTTCCTGTGGCCAATTCACTTCTTAACATGTATGCAAAGTCAGGTGATTCAGTAATGGCGAAAGTTGTGTTTGACCGGATGAGGCTAAAAGACAAATCAACTTGGAATACTATGATTTCGATGCATATGCATTTTGGTCAACTTGACCTTGGACTTGCCCTTTTTCAGGAAATGACTGATCCAGACATTGTCTCTTGGAATTCGATCATTACAGGATATACTCATCAAGGACATGATGTCAAAGCCCTTGAAATTTTTTCGCTTATGCTTAGCAGTTCATCTTCAAAGCCAGATAAGTACACCTTGGGAAGTATTTTGTCAGCTTGTGCCAATCTTGAAAATTTGAAACTTGGGAAACAAGTCCATGCATACATGGTAAGAGCTAATATAGACATATCTGGAGCTGTGAGAAATGCTCTGATCTTAATGTATGCAAAGTCTGGTGGCATTGAGATTGCTCATAGGATTGTAGATATTACAGGTATCTCAAATCTGGATGTTATAGCATTCACATCACTGCTAGATGGCTTTGTCAAAATTGGGGATATAAACCCAGCAAGAGATATATTTGACTCATTAGAATTTCGAGATATAGTTGCATGGACAGCCATGATTGTAGGTTATGCACAAAATGGTTTACTTAGCGATGCTTTGGATCTCTTCAGGAAAATGGTTAGAGAAGGTCCAAAGCCAAACAACTATACTTTAGCAGCAGTTTTAAGTGTCTTTTCAAGCTTGGCTTCTCTTGATCACGGTAAGCAGCTTCATGCAACTGCCATAAGATTGCAAGAAGCATCATCAATTTCTGTTGGTAATGCTTTAATTACCATGTATTCAAGATCAGGAAGCATCAGAGATGCAAGGAAAGTATTCAAACAGATATGCTCTAACAAGAATAAATTGACTTGGACTTGCATGATTATAGCTCTAGCTCAACATGGTCTTGGAAAAGATGCCGTAGAACTGTTCGACACTATGCTGAAACTTGACATAGAGCCTGACCAAATTACTTATGTTGGTGTCTTGTCTGCTTGTTCGCACGTGGGATTGGTACAACAGGGTAAGAGTTACTTTAGTTTAATGAAAAATGTTCATCACATTGAACCCACCTCTAGCCATTATGCTTGCATGATTGACCTGCTTGGGCGTGCTGGattgcttgaagaagcatatCATTTTATAAAAAACATGCCTGTTGAACCAGATGTTATAGCTTGGGGTTCACTTTTGGCTTCTTGCAGGGTTCATAAAAATGTGGATTTAGCTAAAGTGGCAGCTGAAAATTTGCTTCTTCTTGATCCCAACAATAGTGGGGCTTACTCAGCACTTGCTAATACGCTTTCAGCTTGTGGAAGATGGAAAGATGCTGCTATGATTAGGAAATCAATGAAGGACAGAGCAGTAAAGAAGGAACAAGGAATCAGCTGGGTTCAAATCCAGAACAAGGTCCATATTTTTGGGGTTGAAGATGGGCTTCATCCACAAAGAGATGCAATATATAGAATGATTTCAAAAATATGGATGGAGATAAAGAAAATGGGCTTTATTCCAGACACTGATTCTGTCTTGCATGATCTAGACCAGGAAGTGAAGGAACAAATCCTTAGACACCATAGCGAAAAACTCGCTATTGCATTTGCTTTGTTAAATACTCCAGGATATGCCACACTGAGGATCATGAAGAACCTTAGAGTCTGCAATGACTGTCATTCCGCCATAAAATATATCTCTAAGCTTGTCGGTAGAGAAATTATTGTAAGAGACTCCACACGTTTTCATCATTTCAAGGATGGTTCATGTTCATGTCAGGATTACTGGTAG
- the LOC112711795 gene encoding probable serine/threonine-protein kinase WNK9 isoform X2 — protein MAVQVLRQRQSTLNLWKLILVEDMEDYRAFDEYEGIEVAWNQVKLYDFLQNPEDLERLYCEIHLLKTLKHKNIMKFYTSWVDTTNRHINFVTEMFTSGTLRQYRLKHRRVNIRAVKHWCRQVLEGLLYLHSHDPPVIHRDLKCDNIFINGNQGEVKIGDLGLAAILRKSNAARCVGTPEFMAPEVYEEDYNELVDIYSFGMCILEMVTFEYPYSECNHPAQIYKKVSSGKMPEALYKVNDPEVRQFVEKCLATVSLRLSAKELLEDPFLQLDDYGYDLKPFQYQRDCFEVTPIIRQSLNGIHSSNTTLMSGSTDNPGGYGPVSELDYHQDDFETSEIDLFDCEEDEKLAEFDASIKGRRREDDGIFLRIRIADKEGRVRNIYFPFDTETDTALSVASEMIAELDITDQDVTKLADMIDNEIANLVPEWKRGPRIEESLQCESEHFCHNCARNGSLFDYASSDNPCAKNLQFFHCSKNGCAAVHGRFEEITYQVEGSENCATEGAQDPSYQPKGISCTDIWAQRDEPDLCSEELKDIQCDDKSNETSNQSTIKDGGRTIDVDDQSDLNARKLPSIPSSDCVLLDYENEIRQELRWLKAKYQMQLRELRDQQLGSKPKFASTSPDTEKLELSATSHSKLQDKKSLLRPMVCGNNFLVDAEKCTSLADQMVQNGDETSEANSPEQMITAKDFFAGALLPQSLYRATSLPVDAVDV, from the exons ATGGCGGTGCAAGTGCTGAGGCAGAGGCAGAGTACTCTGAATTTGTGGAAGTTGATCCTAGTGGAAGATATGGAAGA TTATAGAGCATTTGATGAGTATGAAGGGATAGAAGTTGCATGGAACCAAGTGAAGCTTTACGACTTTCTGCAGAATCCAGAAGACCTTGAGAGATTATACTGTGAAATTCATCTTCTCAAGACATTGAAACACAAGAACATCATGAAGTTCTACACTTCCTGGGTTGATACTACCAACAGACACATAAATTTTGTCACTGAGATGTTCACTTCTGGGACTCTAAGACA GTACAGGCTTAAACACAGAAGGGTTAACATCAGAGCTGTTAAGCATTGGTGCAGGCAGGTTTTGGAAGGGCTTCTCTATCTACACAGCCATGACCCTCCTGTGATCCATAGAGATCTCAAGTGTGATAACATTTTCATCAATGGCAACCAAGGAGAAGTTAAAATTGGGGATCTTGGCCTTGCTGCAATTCTTCGCAAATCTAATGCCGCTCGCTGTGTTG GCACACCTGAGTTTATGGCCCCTGAAGTATATGAAGAGGATTACAATGAATTGGTTGACATATACTCTTTTGGAATGTGCATCTTGGAGATGGTCACCTTTGAATATCCTTATAGTGAATGCAACCATCCTGCTCAAATTTACAAGAAAGTTTCCTCT GGGAAAATGCCAGAGGCTCTTTACAAAGTAAATGATCCCGAGGTTCGGCAATTCGTAGAGAAATGCTTAGCAACTGTGTCCCTCAGACTTTCAGCAAAGGAACTATTGGAGGACCCTTTTCTCCAACTTGATGATTATGGATATGACTTGAAACCATTCCAATATCAAAGAGACTGCTTTGAAGTAACCCCAATAATTAGACAGTCTCTTAATGGAATTCATAGCAGCAACACCACCTTAATGAGTGGCTCCACCGATAATCCTGGTGGTTATGGACCTGTGTCTGAACTGGATTATCACCAAGATGATTTTGAAACAAGTGAAATAGATCTCTTTGATTGTGAGGAGGACGAAAAATTAGCTGAATTCGACGCCTCAATTAAAGGTAGGAGAAGAGAAGATGATGGCATCTTTCTGAGAATCAGAATAGCAGATAAGGAAG GTCGAGTTCGAAACATCTATTTCCCGTTTGACACCGAGACTGATACTGCATTGAGCGTTGCTTCTGAAATGATAGCTGAACTTGACATAACTGACCAAGATGTAACAAAGTTAGCAGATATGATAGATAATGAAATTGCAAACTTGGTCCCTGAGTGGAAAAGGGGACCCAGAATAGAGGAAAGTTTACAATGTGAAAGTGAACATTTCTGCCACAATTGTGCTAGAAACGGTTCTTTATTTGATTATGCATCATCAGATAATCCATGTGCCAAGAATCTGCAATTTTTCCATTGTTCTAAGAACGGATGCGCAGCAGTTCATGGCAGATTCGAGGAGATTACTTATCAAGTTGAAGGGTCTGAAAACTGTGCTACAGAAGGTGCACAAGATCCATCATACCAACCCAAAGGCATTAGTTGTACTGATATCTGGGCGCAGCGCGATGAACCAGACTTGTGTTCTGAAGAGTTAAAAGACATACAATGTGACGACAAGTCTAATGAGACAtcaaatcaatcaaccatcaagGATGGTGGAAGAACTATTGATGTGGATGACCAAAGTGATCTCAATGCTAGAAAGCTACCTTCTATTCCTTCATCGGATTGTGTTCTTCTGGACTATGAGAATGAAATTAGACAAGAACTGAGATGGCTAAAAGCAAAGTACCAGATGCAGTTAAGAGAGCTTAGAGACCAGCAACTAGGGAGTAAACCAAAATTTGCTAGCACATCCCCTGACACCGAAAAATTAGAGCTATCAGCTACATCCCACTCGAAGTTACAGGACAAGAAATCATTGCTGAGGCCTATGGTTTGTGGTAACAATTTTCTTGTTGATGCTGAGAAGTGCACAAGTTTGGCTGATCAAATGGTTCAAAATGGTGATGAGACAAGTGAGGCTAACAGTCCAGAACAAATGATCACAGCCAAGGATTTCTTTGCAGGAGCCTTGCTTCCACAGTCCCTTTATAGGGCCACTTCTCTTCCTGTTGATGCAGTAGATGTCTAG
- the LOC112711795 gene encoding probable serine/threonine-protein kinase WNK9 isoform X1 — protein sequence MNGGASAEAEAEYSEFVEVDPSGRYGRYNEILGKGASKTVYRAFDEYEGIEVAWNQVKLYDFLQNPEDLERLYCEIHLLKTLKHKNIMKFYTSWVDTTNRHINFVTEMFTSGTLRQYRLKHRRVNIRAVKHWCRQVLEGLLYLHSHDPPVIHRDLKCDNIFINGNQGEVKIGDLGLAAILRKSNAARCVGTPEFMAPEVYEEDYNELVDIYSFGMCILEMVTFEYPYSECNHPAQIYKKVSSGKMPEALYKVNDPEVRQFVEKCLATVSLRLSAKELLEDPFLQLDDYGYDLKPFQYQRDCFEVTPIIRQSLNGIHSSNTTLMSGSTDNPGGYGPVSELDYHQDDFETSEIDLFDCEEDEKLAEFDASIKGRRREDDGIFLRIRIADKEGRVRNIYFPFDTETDTALSVASEMIAELDITDQDVTKLADMIDNEIANLVPEWKRGPRIEESLQCESEHFCHNCARNGSLFDYASSDNPCAKNLQFFHCSKNGCAAVHGRFEEITYQVEGSENCATEGAQDPSYQPKGISCTDIWAQRDEPDLCSEELKDIQCDDKSNETSNQSTIKDGGRTIDVDDQSDLNARKLPSIPSSDCVLLDYENEIRQELRWLKAKYQMQLRELRDQQLGSKPKFASTSPDTEKLELSATSHSKLQDKKSLLRPMVCGNNFLVDAEKCTSLADQMVQNGDETSEANSPEQMITAKDFFAGALLPQSLYRATSLPVDAVDV from the exons ATGAATGGCGGTGCAAGTGCTGAGGCAGAGGCAGAGTACTCTGAATTTGTGGAAGTTGATCCTAGTGGAAGATATGGAAGA TATAATGAAATTCTTGGTAAAGGAGCTTCCAAGACAGT TTATAGAGCATTTGATGAGTATGAAGGGATAGAAGTTGCATGGAACCAAGTGAAGCTTTACGACTTTCTGCAGAATCCAGAAGACCTTGAGAGATTATACTGTGAAATTCATCTTCTCAAGACATTGAAACACAAGAACATCATGAAGTTCTACACTTCCTGGGTTGATACTACCAACAGACACATAAATTTTGTCACTGAGATGTTCACTTCTGGGACTCTAAGACA GTACAGGCTTAAACACAGAAGGGTTAACATCAGAGCTGTTAAGCATTGGTGCAGGCAGGTTTTGGAAGGGCTTCTCTATCTACACAGCCATGACCCTCCTGTGATCCATAGAGATCTCAAGTGTGATAACATTTTCATCAATGGCAACCAAGGAGAAGTTAAAATTGGGGATCTTGGCCTTGCTGCAATTCTTCGCAAATCTAATGCCGCTCGCTGTGTTG GCACACCTGAGTTTATGGCCCCTGAAGTATATGAAGAGGATTACAATGAATTGGTTGACATATACTCTTTTGGAATGTGCATCTTGGAGATGGTCACCTTTGAATATCCTTATAGTGAATGCAACCATCCTGCTCAAATTTACAAGAAAGTTTCCTCT GGGAAAATGCCAGAGGCTCTTTACAAAGTAAATGATCCCGAGGTTCGGCAATTCGTAGAGAAATGCTTAGCAACTGTGTCCCTCAGACTTTCAGCAAAGGAACTATTGGAGGACCCTTTTCTCCAACTTGATGATTATGGATATGACTTGAAACCATTCCAATATCAAAGAGACTGCTTTGAAGTAACCCCAATAATTAGACAGTCTCTTAATGGAATTCATAGCAGCAACACCACCTTAATGAGTGGCTCCACCGATAATCCTGGTGGTTATGGACCTGTGTCTGAACTGGATTATCACCAAGATGATTTTGAAACAAGTGAAATAGATCTCTTTGATTGTGAGGAGGACGAAAAATTAGCTGAATTCGACGCCTCAATTAAAGGTAGGAGAAGAGAAGATGATGGCATCTTTCTGAGAATCAGAATAGCAGATAAGGAAG GTCGAGTTCGAAACATCTATTTCCCGTTTGACACCGAGACTGATACTGCATTGAGCGTTGCTTCTGAAATGATAGCTGAACTTGACATAACTGACCAAGATGTAACAAAGTTAGCAGATATGATAGATAATGAAATTGCAAACTTGGTCCCTGAGTGGAAAAGGGGACCCAGAATAGAGGAAAGTTTACAATGTGAAAGTGAACATTTCTGCCACAATTGTGCTAGAAACGGTTCTTTATTTGATTATGCATCATCAGATAATCCATGTGCCAAGAATCTGCAATTTTTCCATTGTTCTAAGAACGGATGCGCAGCAGTTCATGGCAGATTCGAGGAGATTACTTATCAAGTTGAAGGGTCTGAAAACTGTGCTACAGAAGGTGCACAAGATCCATCATACCAACCCAAAGGCATTAGTTGTACTGATATCTGGGCGCAGCGCGATGAACCAGACTTGTGTTCTGAAGAGTTAAAAGACATACAATGTGACGACAAGTCTAATGAGACAtcaaatcaatcaaccatcaagGATGGTGGAAGAACTATTGATGTGGATGACCAAAGTGATCTCAATGCTAGAAAGCTACCTTCTATTCCTTCATCGGATTGTGTTCTTCTGGACTATGAGAATGAAATTAGACAAGAACTGAGATGGCTAAAAGCAAAGTACCAGATGCAGTTAAGAGAGCTTAGAGACCAGCAACTAGGGAGTAAACCAAAATTTGCTAGCACATCCCCTGACACCGAAAAATTAGAGCTATCAGCTACATCCCACTCGAAGTTACAGGACAAGAAATCATTGCTGAGGCCTATGGTTTGTGGTAACAATTTTCTTGTTGATGCTGAGAAGTGCACAAGTTTGGCTGATCAAATGGTTCAAAATGGTGATGAGACAAGTGAGGCTAACAGTCCAGAACAAATGATCACAGCCAAGGATTTCTTTGCAGGAGCCTTGCTTCCACAGTCCCTTTATAGGGCCACTTCTCTTCCTGTTGATGCAGTAGATGTCTAG